A part of Miscanthus floridulus cultivar M001 chromosome 6, ASM1932011v1, whole genome shotgun sequence genomic DNA contains:
- the LOC136458480 gene encoding protein DMP3-like isoform X2 — protein sequence MAAAETSSGGGEVHVPIPPMAATTSDVIREGSAAPSPFRSRGNTPPRQLKAAPAAAVADDTPATAMDKTLASVANLAKLLPTGTALAFQSLSPSFTNRGACLPSNRDGKLYYGVATVKGFLVFNYTGDDDEGDAERRRQVFKNLRRLRIRWVDYVHAVFSAVVFLTVAFSTVAVQNCFFPDASENVNQMLTNLPLGAGFFSAMVFLVFPTTRKGIDYTGPFTNV from the exons ATGGCCGCTGCGGAGACgtcgagcggcggcggcgaagtcCACGTACCGATCCCGCCCATGGCGGCCACCACCTCAGACGTGATACGCGAGGGCTCGGCGGCGCCGAGCCCCTTCCGCAGCCGCGGTAACACCCCGCCGCGGCAGCTCAAGGCGGCCCCGGCGGCAGCAGTAGCTGATGACACGCCGGCGACGGCCATGGACAAGACGCTGGCGAGCGTGGCCAACCTCGCGAAGCTGCTGCCGACGGGCACCGCGCTGGCGTTCCAGTCGCTGTCCCCTTCCTTCACCAACCGGGGCGCGTGCCTCCCCTCCAACCG CGACGGCAAGCTCTACTACGGCGTCGCCACGGTCAAGGGCTTCCTCGTGTTCAACTACACCGGCGACGATGACGAGGGCGACGCCGAGCGACGGAGGCAGGTCTTCAAGAACCTCCGCAGGCTGAGGATACGGTGGGTGGACTACGTGCACGCCGTGTTCTCTGCCGTGGTGTTCCTGACGGTGGCGTTCAGCACCGTCGCCGTGCAGAACTGCTTCTTCCCCGACGCGAGCGagaacgtgaaccaaatgctcacCAATCTGCCTCTCGGCGCCGGGTTCTTCTCCGCCATGGTGTTCCTTGTTTTCCCGACGACACGGAAGGGAATCGATTACACCGGGCCGTTCACCAATGTTTAG
- the LOC136458480 gene encoding protein DMP3-like isoform X1, with protein MAAAETSSGGGEVHVPIPPMAATTSDVIREGSAAPSPFRSRGNTPPRQLKAAPAAAVADDTPATAMDKTLASVANLAKLLPTGTALAFQSLSPSFTNRGACLPSNRYLTAALLYLCLLSCVFFSFTDSFVGSDGKLYYGVATVKGFLVFNYTGDDDEGDAERRRQVFKNLRRLRIRWVDYVHAVFSAVVFLTVAFSTVAVQNCFFPDASENVNQMLTNLPLGAGFFSAMVFLVFPTTRKGIDYTGPFTNV; from the coding sequence ATGGCCGCTGCGGAGACgtcgagcggcggcggcgaagtcCACGTACCGATCCCGCCCATGGCGGCCACCACCTCAGACGTGATACGCGAGGGCTCGGCGGCGCCGAGCCCCTTCCGCAGCCGCGGTAACACCCCGCCGCGGCAGCTCAAGGCGGCCCCGGCGGCAGCAGTAGCTGATGACACGCCGGCGACGGCCATGGACAAGACGCTGGCGAGCGTGGCCAACCTCGCGAAGCTGCTGCCGACGGGCACCGCGCTGGCGTTCCAGTCGCTGTCCCCTTCCTTCACCAACCGGGGCGCGTGCCTCCCCTCCAACCGGTACCTGACCGCCGCGCTGCTCTACCTCTGCCTCCTCTCCTGCGTCTTCTTCTCCTTCACCGATAGCTTCGTCGGCAGCGACGGCAAGCTCTACTACGGCGTCGCCACGGTCAAGGGCTTCCTCGTGTTCAACTACACCGGCGACGATGACGAGGGCGACGCCGAGCGACGGAGGCAGGTCTTCAAGAACCTCCGCAGGCTGAGGATACGGTGGGTGGACTACGTGCACGCCGTGTTCTCTGCCGTGGTGTTCCTGACGGTGGCGTTCAGCACCGTCGCCGTGCAGAACTGCTTCTTCCCCGACGCGAGCGagaacgtgaaccaaatgctcacCAATCTGCCTCTCGGCGCCGGGTTCTTCTCCGCCATGGTGTTCCTTGTTTTCCCGACGACACGGAAGGGAATCGATTACACCGGGCCGTTCACCAATGTTTAG